In Pseudomonas coleopterorum, the genomic window ATCGGCAAGAACACCCATGTCACGCTCGGCCACATGCACTGCCGCCTGGGTATCTTCACGGCGCCAGGCGTCGCGAAACGGCCCCAGCCCTACGGTAACGTCACCACGGCCCAGGCTGTAGATCAGCACCAGCAGATGCACCGGCAACGCCAGCAAGCCATACGCGACCGGCTGCAAGACATACAGCAGTAACGCCAGCAGCAGCGCCGGCAGTGCCACGCTGACACCCAGCACCAGCCATGGCTCGCGCGCCAGGCCCGACCGCGCCTCTAGCCGGTGCAGTTCACCAAGGAAGAACCCATCACGTTGCACGCGCTGGCGCAGACCGGAAAACTTCTCCGCCAGCAAGACCAACAGCAGCACCAGAAAGATCATCGAGCATCCTCTTCATTGAGCAAGGCGGCACGGTAACGTGCCCAATCGAAACAGGGGCCGGGGTCGGTCTTGCGACCCGGGGCGATATCGCTGTGGCCGCAGATCCGGTCCAGGCTCAATGCCGGAAAGCGCTCCAACAACAGCCGGGTCACGGTGACGAGCGCCTCGTACTGGGCATCGGCGAAGGGCTGATCATCGGTGCCTTCCAGTTCGATGCCTACCGAAAAATCATTACAGTTTTCGCGGCCGTCGAACAACGACACCCCAGCGTGCCAGGCGCGGTCCAGGCAAGAGACGAACTGCGTCACCCCGCCGTCGCGCTCGATCAGAAAGTGCGCGGACACCCGCAGGTGGGAAATCCCTTCGAAATAGGGATGCTCAGTGACATCGA contains:
- the ampD gene encoding 1,6-anhydro-N-acetylmuramyl-L-alanine amidase AmpD, whose translation is MRLNGFTGWCEGARHCPSPNFNERPDGEVSLLVIHNISLPPAQFATGKVQAFFQNRLDVTEHPYFEGISHLRVSAHFLIERDGGVTQFVSCLDRAWHAGVSLFDGRENCNDFSVGIELEGTDDQPFADAQYEALVTVTRLLLERFPALSLDRICGHSDIAPGRKTDPGPCFDWARYRAALLNEEDAR